The DNA sequence CCCTTCACCTCTGTGTTTGACTAAATCCTCTCAAATCGAGAGAGATATTAACCTTCTCTATTATGAATCTTGGGGAAGTGATTTTTTGAGCAAGGAAAACCCTAGATTTGTGGCGAATCGAAGGAATTGAAGGCGAAATCAAAGGAACCAAACGAGTGGTGGCACACTGCATCCAAAGCCCACCTTCACCTACTCACCATTTTTTGTCCAATGATGTTTCGGGTGAGATCTTCCATGTTTTACTATGTTGTTTAAATTGAAATGACAAATGGTGTAATTGAGGATTTAGTGGCTGCATGCAAGAGTACTAGGGTTTGATGGTTAATTTTTGGCTCTGAGATGATATAAACATGCTCATGCTCACTCTGATTTTATATCTATGATTGTTATGAGGTGGAGATGTATGTAATTGTGTTGTTTGTGATTTGTGTGTTAGTATGCTTATATTGTGATGTGTGTAGTTGGCTGCCATCTTGGTGATTTGGGGTGTGTAGTTGGCTGCCATGTTGGTGTTTCATGGTTGTGTTCTGTcatttttgttatgtttgtgGCTCAGTGTGCTTGATTTGGGGTGTGTAGTTGGCTGCTATCTTGGTGTTTCATGGTTGTATGCTGCCATTTTTGTTATGATTGCTTCTTAGTGTGCTTGATTTGGGGTGTGTAGTAGGCTGTCATCTTCATTAATCATGGTAGTTGACTGCATATAGGCATTAAATGgaaagacaaaaaataaaaattaaattcaaaacaCAATTTGCCATACATTTTCTATGCACAAAACATGCTTTCCTAAATAAATTTCATGAGCACTATAGCTTCGTGTAGgcatttacaaaaaataaaaaaacctcCCAGTCTTTGCTTTAATCAAGCAACATTATGCCATTGAAAAGTTCTTCAAGGACATCCACATTTGCTTCATTAATGCCTAATCTGTCCATTATGTCTTCAAGTCCTTCAATTgcacctttctctttcaaatATGCTATGCATTATGTGACAAGTTCAAGGGGACTTCCAAACTTAATGGAAGTAAATCTTGTGTCATCAATGACCCTTTCTTCATATGTGGTAATTTGTAACAATTCTTCCCTTTGACCTTCATGATCTCTAGCATGCATCCTTGTAAGCTTAAAAAAACACAATTCAAAGTCATTGGAGATAGTTCTTCATTAGAAGACAACACTGGATTTactaaatcatcaacatcaaaaCATGCAGTTTCTGTTTGTAACTTTTGGATGGCCCTAAACCACCCAAGGTCATTAATATTGGTGTCGGGTGAGTTTGGAGGTTGATTCACAATGTTGATATTGAAACCATCACTTGTGGCAGCCTCTCTAAACTCCAAGTCATCATTGTTGATGTGTGGTCTTGCATTATCTTGTTGAATATATACATCTTTGCTTGCGAAAGAGGGCCACTTGGCCTTAATTGCAAGGATAATATGCCACATTGCAATGCACAAGCATGAAAACTTTTGGAAAATACATAGCATAATCTGTCACTTGGTAGTTACCTATTCATACCTTATTGATGATGCAGTCTTTAATCACTTGTTTGGTGATGTTTTCTATTGACTTTTGCTCTAGAGTCCCAGCCACCCTGTTTTTACTTGATCTTTTGCTGCCACCATCTCTGTAAATAGGAAGATGCCTATCTTCCCATCAAATAATAACTGTCGTCTTCAGCAAACAATAGCCGGCACACTGCGCACATAAACATCACCTTTGTTATGAACTTCTTGTTCTTGCAAGTTCTTTGTGGTTCAGCCTCTGCTGAAGTTAAATAGAACCTGTGAGAACTTTTGGTTATATagaaccatttctcatcaatGTATACAATGTTTTGCATGCTCTTGAACCTCAAATTCTTTAACAACATGTCATACTCTATTGCCTCTAAGCAAAAAACCTCAACCTTGAAAGCTTATTTGGGGCTGTAAGGTCAGGTTTTAGTGCACTCGTATGAGCTTTGATCAGACCTTGATCTATCCACCAACCTACGGTGCTCTTGCTGCAATTTATGTCACTAGCTAGTCTTCTTATGGTGGACCTCTTTGTTAACTCTAAACTTGCAATTAGATCTAGGTCTATGTGAACTCTTTTTCTCCTTGGTCTTGATATCTTCTTACTTGTTGAGCTTATAGACTGACCTTCTCTTTGTTGTTGTTTTGCCTCAGCCCAAATACGCGAAACAGTGCGCCGACAGACGTTGAACTTCTCATCCATATCTTTCATTTTCCCTCTTGGTGGTTTCCTATTTTTGCTTTCAAGAAGCAAGAATTGAAGGATAGAAGACCTCTCTTCCATAGACAAATCTTTTCTTCTCATGTTTCTTTTTTCTGCTTCTCTTTCAGTCACTGATTATGTAAGAATTTTGAGCAAACAATGGCTCCCTTTTAATAGCTCTAGTATGTACGAATTCTGCTgtgattttaaaatatttggaaTGCAATGCAAATTTTGGATCATTTTAGTATCTGGCGCCTTGTCTCATTTCCTGTTCTACCGCCCAAAAATTTTGGGCAAAGTCTAAATATTTGGCTGAAATCTGCCGCCCAACCACCTTAAAAATGTAGGCAGCTTTTGTTTTTTATGTTAAAATGCATTTTATTAGTcaatttaattaagaaataaaataacattaactaaagcactaattatgtggtccctactattTTTACATCtactttaactctcctaaatacacgtacccaaaagaaatgagacttgaatattgagacggagggagtacattcaTTTCGTACCTCTTTATATAGCCTCAAACCTCCTTCAATTGAACTCAAAATGCTCTATTTTCTTTGGTGATCAAGCTCAATTGTGTATGAATGTCATTGTATTAATTTTGTGTCTATTTATCAAATTTGCATGTCATGCATTATTGTACTAAAATTACTGTAATAAATGTGACTACACATCCAAGTGAATTTTAAAGGTAAGAAAGTTGCAGTAATAAATGTACTGCGAAGTTATTGCCTCAATTTTGGGATATAATTTTTAGTCGAACCAtgtattttgtttaatttttttcataaaaaatggGTTAATTCGAGATTTTACactatattaataattaagttaaaataaaagatCTCAAATTAAATACTACTTACTAgcagtaaataaataaataaaaattataattaccaTTCAACACTTTTCTAGTCATTACATAATAATTGACACCAATTTTTACACTTTTCTTATATAATTATACTTGTGTAAAAAGTTTTTTTACATAAAATCAATAACACTTTATCAACATCAAAGATTATATTAGGAAGTTCACTCGAATTTAAGcatgagattaagtttttataAAACAtggatatatttaattttaatttttatttaacaaAGAGGGCGTTCTAACGTATAATTAACGCAAATTTAAACCTGATCGCTGCGGCATGAGTAGTATTCATAACACATGTCATTTTAGAAGGTAAAAAAAATGGATATTTTGAGTTATTGTAGACAATTTCGtcaaaaaataatcatatgatttaaaaaatttgaaaaaatagaaTATGCTCATAATTTTGTCGCTGTATTGGTCTCACCAATCATATTCATCCATCCCCCAGTCGTACCCCCCTCCAATTCAAACCCCTTCTCTCCTACCGCGATACGAAAACCGAATCTACATGAGCTTCGAATTCCGCCGATCGAAATCAACCAAATTCCCAATCGGAGTCAGCTGAAGACGAATTGATGCTGCTGAAAATCCTCAATTCAGGTTATTATCATCTCCTCAATCGGCTCGCCGGCGAATATACGACGCCCATATGGGCAGTTTTGATCGCCGGGACGTTCGTCGTCGTCACTCTCACCCTCTCCATCTACCTCATGTTCGAGCATTTGTCCGCCTACAAGAATCCCGAGGTTCCAATTCAGGCCTTGTTTACTGTTTCTCCACGAACTTTCTTCTgtttgggattttttttttgttttgattgcGATTTGGCGATTGCAGGAGCAAAAGTTTCTGATAGGAGTGATACTGATGGTGCCATGCTATGCTGTTGAATCAGTAAGCTTTTCGacatgttttgttttttttttgttttttgtttgctTGAGCTGATTGGAGGGATAGTTGTTATGATTGATCATGAGATGTTTTGTTGATTTTGTTTGGTGGTTGTGTTACACTAATGGAAATTTAGTATTCTGGAAGATGTTTCTGTTTTGTTGAGTTTGTGTTTAGCAGTATTTGTTGAATTTAAGAGGTAAGAGAAGTTATATGGTGAAAGATACGATGTTATTCAGTGTTTATCATGAATTCATTATTCATATTGGTTCCACTTCTATGGTTTTGAGAAGCTTTGGTATCCATATCATGGTTACTATATGATGAATCTCCTAAGAGTAGTAGATGATTCACATGTCGAAGCACTATGCTGCCACAAGCTATAATGTATTGGTAATTCTGCCAATAGTAGCGTTGGGAGTTTATCCACTGTTAAGTCAAAATGTGCATTTGTCCAGTTTCTGGTTTTTGGAAATCTTGTATCGTGGCATGCAACTTGATGGTTTCATTCTCTGTAGTGGAAGTGATATGGGAGCATGGGATCCTTTATTGATTTGCAGCACTTAAGTTACTCTTGTAAACTTCTTAAAATCCATATGTAAACTTACAAACTGTGGAACTTATTGGCTTAGGAAAGCCTACATCATGGATTCATGGTATTAAGTGTAATTTCAATATTCAGTAGATCTCCATAATGGTTGTCGTGCAATGCTTTATAATGTTAAACTTAAAATGTGTAGCTTATTTCTTCACTTGTTCGTGCTCAACTCCTTCCCATTCCGATTCTTCTTATGCAGGCTCTTtgtttttgccttttttttGTGCGACTGATGCGGATTCTGTTAATTTACTTTTCCTATGACAAAATTTCCTGATGGATCACTTCTCACAGAGTCAGCTAGACAGATTAATGACTGATGATATCAATTAGTTTTATTGGATACTTCTATTATAGAGTACATTTTCCTGACTGATAGCTTGAATTGCTTCAAATTAGAAATCTTGTTGGCTTCATTCTTTACGTAAGTTTTTGTGTTGAAGGTTGCTTATGAAAAGTCTAGCTAAGATATTACTTCCTTCTCAAGCATGTCTTCTGTTTGCAGTTTGTCTCAATGGTACACCCAGCAATTAGTGTTGATGTCGGGATCGCTCGTGATTGCTACGAGTCCTTTGCCATGTATTGCTTTGGGAGGTATCTAATTGCTTGTTTAGGTATATTATCAAGCTTCCTTCTTATCATTGAAGTTCTTAAATTAATGCCTGTTATTGCACACTTTATCCTTTTCTTATATAAGTTAGCGGACCAATAAATGCTTATGAAGAACTTGTATAACATCATGCTAGTTGACATCGCCCCTGGTCATcaaatttatttgtaaactagAGTAACTGACTAGTTTGCTGGAACAAGCTCATCTTATTTTCGCATGGTGAATTAGGCGGAGAAGAGAGGGCAATTGAATTCATGAGGAGGGAAGGACGGGCAGGTATGAAAGCACCCCTACTAGATGATCATGGTCATGAAAGGGGAATTGTAAAGCATCCTTTTCCGATGAATTATATTTTGAAGCCTTGGAAACTTGGTCAGTGGGTTTATCAGGTTATCAAGTTTGGAATTGTTCAGTATGTAAGTTCCATCTTCATGTGAAGTCTTTCAATATGTTCTATCTTCAACTATTTCTTCTCTTTTATCTCGCCATGCTTGACAAGTTTGGTAAACTTCCATGGCAGATGATAATAAAAGCATTTACCGCTATTTCAGCAGTAATTCTTGAAGCTTTTGATGTGTATTGTGAAGGCGACTTCAAATGGAATTGTGGGTATGTTACATCCTTTGAATTTTTCTAATTGACTATGTATTGGAACTTGTTTTGGATTAGCTGTAACTCTTCAAAATTGTGATACACATGTAATGGGGATTTCAAAGAGAAAGGTGGGAAGCCTGAAACTATTTGGAACAAAGTAGGCAATCGTGTTTTCTCTTGGATATACTAGAGTGAGAAGTGTATGCTACTTTTCGATGCACCACTCATTGAAGTGAAATTATACTTATAAGCTAGTGTGATGATGTAACTTGTTTTAATGAATTTGTACTCCAATTTGTgttaaattcaatttataacCTGCATACACAATGTGCTGCTTCTGTTTAATCTCGATTCTTTTGGATTTTCTTCCTGTAAGATTTACTCAAAGTGAAACTTTTACTACTATTTGAGTAGCTTAAATGGATGTATGAGAAGCTTGATTAACAATTTCTTCCTTCTTTGTTTTATAGGTACCCGTATATGGCTGTGGTTTTAAATTTCAGTCAGTCATGGGCTTTGTATTGCTTGGTTCATTTTTATGCCATCACAAAAACTGAATTGGCACACATTAAACCACTGTACAAGTTTTTGACATTCAAGTCAATTGTGTTCTTAACTTGGTGGCAAGGTGTTGCAATAGCTCTTTTTTATGCTGTTGGCTTATTTAAAAGTCCGATAGCTGAGTCATTGCAATTTAAATCAAGTGTTCAGGACTTCATCATCTGCATAGAGGTAATTGTTTTAAGTTGCATTTTCTTGTCTGCTGCTCTTGAGCGATCTTCATTATTATTTGTTTTGCCAGCAAAGAAGAATCTTGATGGGGCTTCCATTGTTTATTACCGATCTTCGTTATTATTTTCTTGTCGATTTCTTCTTGTATTCTACGTTTTTACATGTTCTGTGCATATAATGTTTTATGTTATAAATGTTTGTGTGTTCATCCAGGACAGATGGGTCTTGCTTCTGTGGTTCACCTTTATGTTTTCCCGGCAAAGCCTTATGAGTTAATGGGAGATCGCTTTTCTGGAAGTGTTGCAGTCCTCGGAGATTATGCGTCTGTAGATTGTCCACTAGACCCTGATGAGGTTAGGGATAGCGAACGTCCCACAAAGCTACGCCTTCCTCAACCCGACTATGAAGCCAGAAGTGGAATGACCATTAGAGAGAGTGTTAAGGATGTATTTCTCGGCGGTGGCGAATATGTAAGTTATTCCCTCCTTCTGCAATATCGAAATTATTCGTAAACGTAATTTATCTAGTTGTACATATTTCATTTGATGATTGGTTTTATGTGAAATAATTGAAGACTAATATATATTGGTAAAATAACCCTATGCTTCCTTTCCTCCCAAGTTCTGTGTCAATGATATGACTTGATTTCATTTAAAAATGAGTTAATCATAGTTTATATCCCCAACTTTCAGCGTTCTCAAAAATTGTCCATGACTCACATTTTCGAACCCCCaactttttgaaaaaaaaattcaatttataCCCCGCAATGCAAAATTCAACGACAAAATGATGAATCACTTTGCCGGATTCTTAGGTGGATTATATACGTGGACTTTTTTTCCACCTAAGCATCAAAACAATGTACTAATTTAACTAAGGATCCGGCGAGTTGATTCATCATTATTCAGTTGCCAGATTCCGCAATGTGTTGAATAAATCGAACTTTTTCGAAGTTGGGAGTTTTTAAAGTGACAACATGAGTAGGAGACAGTTTTCGGGAAATGCTGAAAGTTGGGGACACAAATTATGATTAGCCCTAAAAAAAACCGATTTCGTTACTTTCGCCTGTCATCTGATTCTGTTGGATGTACTAAAATAAGTTTTTCTGCACTTTGCTATGCAGATTGTGAATGATGTGAAGTTCACAGTCACTCAAGCAGTAGAGCCAGTAGAGAAAGGAATCACTAAGTTCAACCAAAAGCTGCATAAGATCTCCGAGAACATAAAGAAGGAAAGGAGAACCAAGGACGACAGTTGCATTTTGGCTGCACCGGTGATCCGAGGAATCGACGATCCCCTCCTAAACGGGAGCTTCAGCGACAGTAGTAGTAGTTCGAGGAGGAAGAAGCACCGGCGCAAATCCGGGTACACCAGCGCAGAGAGCGGCAACGAAAGCAGCATCGACACCGCGTTTGGCGGTTACCAGATTCACGGCCGCCGATGGCTAGTCAAAGATTAGTTCGACTCGTAGAGGACTGATCGAATTTCCGGCGAGCCGACAGACGTAACCGCCACCAGAAGGGTGGTTCCGATGGCTGAGACGATGCTATTATGTATCTGGTGCTTGAGGGATCAGAGGAAGGAATTCGAGCTATGCAAAGGCTGTAGATTTTCTCCTCTATTTGAAATTTATTGTatagagaagaaaaaatgaaaaacctcTACTATTTGTCACAACTCTACATAGAGAAACCGTTGTTTGGTGAAGCAGATTTTGATTTCTTTGTACAAGAAAAGTAGAATAAATAATTATGGGTGAAGTAATTAATAGGATTCTATTTTCTTGAGGAAATTCCGTTTTCCACTTGTAAATTTGATCGTATCACGCCATATAAAATGTGTATTCTAATCAACTCAATACGAATACGAATTACTAAGTTTTCTACTTTTCATACCTTGGAAAGTTACTTAATAGTGTCTTTACATTCCTTGATATACTCAAAAAACTAAGGGTAGCTGAAATATTTGTACATGTCGCTATTTTGATAATACACAAACTTATGTCAATATTATTTACATTTAGATTATAATTGATGTTATATTTATTAGTACTAATTTGGTATATTTGGTTGTGTTGGTTGTGTTTGGATCCGAGTATAAATACAACTAGTCTCGTAACCTGTCAAAATTTGACGTGTCGAAATTTGACGACAAGACGAGAATCAATTTTACGTTgcgatttaaattattttattaaattgtttttatataatgaaattatatgtatatgaattatttctttaattactTTACTTTGATGTGATAGAGTTACTCTCatcaatcaaatattaatttttaattggaataataaaagtatcattttatattcatttgataaaattttataaaaggtCGATGCaggattgaagattttagaaaaaaaaaacaaaaaaacaaatctaCGTAAATTTAATGGATAAATTGTTGTGCCGCATTTTTTGTTAATCGTATATAgacaatatttattaattttgtataattATCACATTAACATATACTAATAATTACTTTACGACCGCATTCGtcatttgagcatcatctcatcgaAACCCTACAAGATCTGATCATCATCAGGAGCTCGAAAGTCAACATCTGACTTTTAAATGTCGGACTTCTTATCATCATCTTATTTAGAGcttgaaatattatatatatctaACTTTTAAGCACCATTATCTTGAGTTGACTCTGGAACATCATCttatttggagtttgaaatataaaaattgacTTGTGAGTATTATATCATCTGAAGCTTGTAAGTTTGGAATTAACTTATAAACATCTTCTCGTGTGGAGCTTGAAACACCATAtctgacttttgagcatcatctcatttgaagtTTGGAAAATGGCAGAATTGacttatgagcatcatctcatttggagcttgaaatatcataattaagATCTAAACATTATCTTGAAACttcagaaaaataattatttatttgaaaatttgaataatttggcacttaaaattaattattagtgcAAAAACTATAgttacaaatatttatttaaattatacaattgataaaatattattcaaaataatgtGGGATTATTtgccaaaataattaaaatgaaggaGAGAGCTAGGGATTTTGAAGTGGTAAATTTTAGAATGTCACATAAGATTTGATTATTTTCCTATTATATTACTCACGAGTAACATGAAACTCCACTTTTATACTTACAATTAGTACGTTCACTCGTGATGCATAGCCTTTTTCGAAATTGAACGAAATgttaaataactaaaataataataataatagagtaaaaaatataaataaatattacaacttattttttaaaaataaagcaATCTACATCAATTAATGAATAAACAACCTGAATTTGAAAACacataaatttttaactttgtataaaatgtatatattaaatttaaataactgtATATATggtaatatatattttagaaaaaaaaaatgctaacaaagcccaatttttttttttttttttttttttttttttttttttttaagattagCTCATTACTTAACTACAATTTCTTATTAGTGAAGTTTGAATTCGGGCAGTAGAAAAGCAAATCacatttttacaatttttaaaattactaATAAAAAATTGAGTAATTATTTGATACTGAAAAAACAAACTCCAACAAAAtgagatatactccctccgtccacgaaagaacttcctatctttcttttttgggatgtccataaaagaacttcctacctatttttggactatatcccaacacttataatcctcttacttttcacttttcacaacttccaatattaattataatacattttcaccactcgCAATACACTCAAttaccttttattcactctcaatacactcaataatattttttcttaaaatccgtgccactccctcctaggaagttctttcatggacggagggagtatcattttacCTGAGTTACTAACtcaaacaaatttatttaaatacatatgCAATTTTAAAATCTCCCTAAAAATAGTACTCactctgtcccactataagtagCTCAtaacttttcggcacgagaatcaAGGAGATAGtgtaaatttgttaaaagtggtagggccTTCACTTTTTCAAGGGTTAAATGTTTTCATTTTTGGAAATGAGTAATCCTAAGACCATCTCCAATGGTACACCAAATCCCATTTTGGTGTACCAAAACCTCTCCAATGGTACACCAAACCCAAACCCAAAATGGGTTTGGGGCCACCATTTGAATAGTGTTACACCAAATTTGGTGTTACACTATTCACTACACCAAaacactttaattaattttaagaaCTACAAATTAACCCCTCTTCTTGCTAgatattattttgttaatttagTAGGTTTAAATGATTAGAATgaaagttaattattttttgttaatttcgTAGGTTTATAACaaaggaataataataataataataataataataataataataataataataataataataatttggttGAGAATAATTTAGTTGAAAATAGAGTTTTAATTTGCAACAataaaatagattaatttttaattacatgacATTGGGGCAAATTGTTAATTTCcgtataatatttaatttgaaacaataaaatagattaatattaaattgtcaatttaatataataataataataataaattaatttccgtataatatttattttaatatgaaattGTTAATTAACAAATTGGGGCAAATgtataatttaaaagaaatacATAGGTATGATTGAAGAAGTATAAAAAGTAAGTGGAAAGagaatatttaaagaatatTCTTTTGGGTTTGAGTTTGGTGTAAATGGTTGGAGAAGAATTACTGTTGGATGTGACATATACTGTAAAATGGGTTTGAGTTTGGTGTAAAtggttggagatgctctaaacAGGCTAAAcaaccacattgtggccacccacaattgacttaaataaaaaataatttaatttatttaagttattttttaaaataaaaataatatttagttattttatcatattctctacattgtaattatttttttataattttttggtaatttttttatttctattaaaaataaaaaa is a window from the Salvia miltiorrhiza cultivar Shanhuang (shh) unplaced genomic scaffold, IMPLAD_Smil_shh fragScaff_scaffold_132_2, whole genome shotgun sequence genome containing:
- the LOC131002408 gene encoding protein LAZ1 isoform X2, with the translated sequence MLLKILNSGYYHLLNRLAGEYTTPIWAVLIAGTFVVVTLTLSIYLMFEHLSAYKNPEEQKFLIGVILMVPCYAVESFVSMVHPAISVDVGIARDCYESFAMYCFGRYLIACLGGEERAIEFMRREGRAGMKAPLLDDHGHERGIVKHPFPMNYILKPWKLGQWVYQVIKFGIVQYMIIKAFTAISAVILEAFDVYCEGDFKWNCGYPYMAVVLNFSQSWALYCLVHFYAITKTELAHIKPLYKFLTFKSIVFLTWWQGVAIALFYAVGLFKSPIAESLQFKSSVQDFIICIEDRWVLLLWFTFMFSRQSLMS
- the LOC131002408 gene encoding protein LAZ1 isoform X1, coding for MLLKILNSGYYHLLNRLAGEYTTPIWAVLIAGTFVVVTLTLSIYLMFEHLSAYKNPEEQKFLIGVILMVPCYAVESFVSMVHPAISVDVGIARDCYESFAMYCFGRYLIACLGGEERAIEFMRREGRAGMKAPLLDDHGHERGIVKHPFPMNYILKPWKLGQWVYQVIKFGIVQYMIIKAFTAISAVILEAFDVYCEGDFKWNCGYPYMAVVLNFSQSWALYCLVHFYAITKTELAHIKPLYKFLTFKSIVFLTWWQGVAIALFYAVGLFKSPIAESLQFKSSVQDFIICIEMGLASVVHLYVFPAKPYELMGDRFSGSVAVLGDYASVDCPLDPDEVRDSERPTKLRLPQPDYEARSGMTIRESVKDVFLGGGEYIVNDVKFTVTQAVEPVEKGITKFNQKLHKISENIKKERRTKDDSCILAAPVIRGIDDPLLNGSFSDSSSSSRRKKHRRKSGYTSAESGNESSIDTAFGGYQIHGRRWLVKD